The following are from one region of the Oryzias latipes chromosome 12, ASM223467v1 genome:
- the setd1b gene encoding histone-lysine N-methyltransferase SETD1B isoform X2 yields MSKPGERNRFNEDHGKKQSSSLANGMDSHPVCGSAEKRSHHWRSYKLIVDPALKKGSHKLYRYDGQTFSMPNPGIPPVDMVRDPRIGRLWTKYKETDLPVPKFKIDECYIGPVPPKEVTFARLNDNIREGFLTDMCKKFGDIEEVEILYNPKNKKHLGIAKVVFENVKSAKVAVQSLHNTSVMGNIIHVELDPKGENRLRYFQLLMNGSYTPKTLPVGVEEAREVSPRSLAEAILACERRLSESSMAVVGGALPPSSSNTPLSLETGYSSLRQDTPQSQGTPHTPRQPGTPYSQDSNYSSRQSTPAYQSGRTESSGSYKSRRHESKFQDAYNRRPERPQYRSNMYRNTPSEQSPFKQHQLTPPEPPPSTPTFAYSAPPPATPNFKSAFSPYQTPLPPAFPPAEPAFHHPAQREGEYLRPPQPPLPAAVDFVPVKERPETPPEPPPEPTAAPATPPPQTPERCPSPGSPVHDLERNSLDSRIEMLLKEKRTKLLPFLEERDSDNEVQMEGSPISSSSSQLSPIPPYLGGQQNSRPCSTGLEDISPTPLPDSEDDEPTPGVQLSAKRIGSPAADETGNSDLKNATLRGRSSTEKMESGHQSSGEDMEISDDEMPGAPITSGDCSKDIVINSAVSPMHTHAIPPGYHPLQHQAGFAMHHHLAAHLAAHPGVPPHMLAPISPYAPSMMPLMQMELMSRLQWSTVPMSFQMQQQMLSRMAQTRGPYVYPHYMDSGAFAGPYQPLAMGATHANSAQEWQNPSIPKFNPTVPPPGYDGKKEDPHKATVDGVLLVIVKELKAIMKRDLNRKMVEVVAFRAFDEWWEKKEHSAKASLTPLKGSEGKEEDRPKPKETLGSSLLENWNKGEGLGYEGMGLGIGLRGAIRLPSFKVKRKDPPEAASASDNKRARPSTPVDDELEDEERDRDLTELPADESKMDADGLAKRRHSRPRVLDSEGEEEEDTSEKEESLSDREEGESDEVKVKDRLASGKKSGEEEDDGKDVGDSSGDSSSSDSSDDEAGSPASSKASSDSTSESSDSSSESSSSSEYELSSDDEDDQVSEEGRKGPRTPSSSSSSSSSSSSSEDEGEAGVRPPSPPTGPLVEVKEEHEEREEVSSKHKRRPPSPEEVSAKDLKPTLPKVKEEDIQTDGGAAVGKSEPAEHAANLRPPTPTGTLPDSDQETKAKDVPEPSDSTPSKKKIGRPKGKKGLAASPAHESLELSAESEPLPPEAHLEDPSIHAISAESPKHRTLDFREEGSKPQTVLPAEDGLLSCDEDSPVVAKSTRRSRRCWEELLRGSLSPVTTPPRSYFTRRSDFEEMTILYDIWNEGIDEEDIRLLQITYDKMLQQDNGNDWLNDTLWVNHPPTNIPVVKKKRRDDGMRDHATGCARSEGYYKIDKKDKIKYLQSSRLLSEEPPVDTQGMSIPAQVQASSRAGSERRSEQRRLLSSFACDSDLLKFNQLKFRKKKIRFCKSNIHDWGLFAMEPIAADEMVIEYVGQNIRQVIADMREKRYEEEGIGSSYMFRVDHDTIIDATKCGNFARFINHSCNPNCYAKVITVESQKKIVIYSRQPINVNEEITYDYKFPIEDEKIPCLCGAENCRGTLN; encoded by the exons ATGTCCAAGCCAGGGGAGAGGAACAGATTCAACGAAGACCATGGCAAAAAGCAGAGTTCAA GTCTGGCGAACGGCATGGACAGTCATCCCGTGTGCGGCTCAGCGGAGAAGCGGAGTCACCACTGGAGAAGTTACAAGTTGATAGTGGACCCGGCGCTGAAGAAGGGCTCCCACAAACTGTACCGCTACGATGGACAGACTTTCAGCATGCCT AACCCCGGGATCCCCCCGGTGGACATGGTTCGAGACCCGAGGATCGGTCGGCTCTGGACGAAATATAAGGAGACGGACCTCCCTGTGCCTAAATTTAAG ATCGATGAGTGCTACATCGGCCCCGTGCCCCCGAAGGAGGTGACATTCGCCCGGCTCAACGACAACATCCGGGAGGGGTTTCTCACCGACATGTGCAAGAAATTCGGAGACATCGAGGAGGTGGAGATCCTGTACAATCCGAAGAACAAGAAACACCTGGGAATAGCTAAAGTGGTTTTTGAGAACGTCAAGTCTGCCAAGGTGGCCGTGCAGTCGCTGCACAACACCTCAGTGATGGGAAACATCATCCACGTGGAGCTGGACCCAAAAG GTGAGAACCGCCTGAGGTACTTCCAGCTCCTCATGAATGGCAGCTACACGCCGAAAACCCTGCCTGTTGGGGTGGAGGAGGCCAGGGAAGTGTCCCCTCGCAGTCTGGCTGAAGCAATACTG gcCTGTGAGCGTAGGTTGTCGGAGAGCAGCATGGCGGTTGTGGGAGGGGCTTTGCCGCCCAGCAGCTCCAACACGCCCCTCAGCCTGGAAACGGGCTACTCCAGCCTGAGGCAGGACACCCCGCAGTCCCAGGGAACCCCTCACACGCCACGCCAGCCCGGTACGCCCTACTCTCAAGACTCCAACTACTCGAGTCGGCAGTCCACGCCTGCGTATCAGTCCGGCCGCACTGAGAGCTCTGGCAGCTACAAGTCTCGCCGCCACGAGAGCAAGTTCCAGGATGCATACAACCGCAGACCGGAGCGGCCGCAGTATCGCAGCAACATGTATCGAAACACGCCATCCGAACAGTCGCCCTTTAAACAGCACCAGCTCACCCCTCCCGAACCTCCACCCTCCACACCTACCTTTGCCTACTCTGCACCTCCACCTGCTACGCCCAACTTTAAGTCCGCCTTTTCCCCCTACCAGACTCCATTACCTCCCGCTTTCCCCCCGGCAGAACCAGCTTTCCATCACCCGGCCCAGAGGGAGGGGGAGTATCTCAGACCGCCGCAGCCGCCTCTGCCAGCTGCAGTTGACTTTGTACCGGTCAAGGAGAGACCAGAAACCCCCCCGGAGCCGCCACCAGAACCCACGGCGGCTCCAGCTACCCCTCCTCCCCAAACGCCGGAGAGATGCCCCTCACCCGGCTCCCCCGTGCACGATCTGGAGCGGAACAGTCTGGACTCCCGAATCGAGATGCTCCTCAAGGAAAAAAGGACAAAGCTGCTGCCCTTCCTGGAGGAGAGGGACTCGGACAATGAGGTGCAAATGGAGGGAAGTCCaatctcctcctcatcctctcagCTGTCCCCGATCCCGCCTTACCTCGGCGGGCAGCAGAATTCCCGTCCGTGTAGCACAGGCTTGGAGGACATCAGCCCGACTCCACTGCCGGACTCGGAGGACGACGAGCCAACTCCTGGAGTCCAACTGTCGGCCAAGAGAATCGGCTCTCCCGCCGCCGACGAGACGGGCAACAGTGACCTCAAGAACGCCACTTTACGAGGCCGCTCCTCCACCGAAAAGATGGAGTCG GGTCACCAGTCCTCGGGGGAGGACATGGAGATCTCAGACGATGAGATGCCGGGCGCTCCGATCACCAGTGGAGACTGCAGCAAGGACATCGTAATAAACTCTGCGGTGTCTCCCATGCATACCCATGCCATCCCTCCCGGGTACCACCCCTTACAGCACCAGGCCGGCTTCGCTATGCACCACCACCTGGCCGCTCACCTGGCCGCTCACCCCGGGGTGCCTCCTCACATGTTGGCACCCATCAGCCCCTACGCCCCCAGCATGATGCCGCTAATGCAAATGGAGCTGATGAGCCGGCTGCAGTGGAGCACCGTTCCCATGTCCTtccagatgcagcagcagatgctgaGTCGCATGGCTCAGACTAGAGGGCCCTACGTGTATCCACATTATATGGACAGCGGTGCGTTCGCAGGGCCCTACCAGCCTCTGGCCATGGGCGCCACGCATGCCAACAGTGCACAGGAATGGCAGAACCCCAGTATACCCAAATTCAACCCCACCGTTCCCCCGCCTGGTTACGACGGCAAAAAGGAGGATCCCCACAAGGCGACCGTTGACGGCGTGTTGCTGGTTATTGTCAAAGAGCTGAAGGCCATCATGAAGAGGGACCTCAACCGCAAAATGGTGGAGGTGGTGGCTTTCCGAGCGTTCGACGAGTGGTGGGAGAAGAAGGAACACTCGGCAAAG GCGTCTTTGACTCCTCTGAAGGGCTCTGAGGGCAAAGAAGAGGATCGACCCAAACCTAAAGAGACACTAGGCTCAAGCCTGCTGGAGAACTGGAACAAGGGCGAGGGGCTCGGCTACGAGGGAATGGGTCTGGGAATTGGACTGCGGGGCGCCATCCGCCTGCCCTCTTTCAAG GTGAAAAGGAAAGATCCACCTGAGGCTGCATCTGCGAGCGACAACAAACGTGCCAGGCCGTCCACGCCGGTAGACGACGAACTTGAGGACGAAG AACGAGATCGAGATCTGACCGAGCTCCCTGCAGATGAGTCCAAGATGGACGCCGACGGCCTCGCCAAGCGACGGCACTCCCGACCCCGCGTGCTGGACagtgagggagaggaggaggaggacacctCAGAAAAGGAGGAGTCTTTGTCTGACAGGGAAGAAGGAGAGTCTGATGAAGTGAAGGTTAAAGACAGACTCGCGTCAGGCAAG aaaagtggcgaggaagaggatgatgggaaagaCGTTGGAGACTCGTCTGGAGACAGCTCGTCCTCTGATTCATCCGATGACG AAGCGGGCAGCCCGGCGTCCTCCAAAGCCAGTTCCGACTCCACCTCGGAAAGCTCCGACTCCTCCTCTGAAAGCTCCAGCTCCTCAGAGTATGAGCTGAGCTCAGACGATGAGGACGACCAGGTGTCAGAGGAGGGTCGCAAAGGCCCAAGGACACCCtcgtcttcttcctcctcctcctcctcgtcttctTCCTCGGAAGACGAAGGGGAGGCAGGCGTCAGACCGCCGAGCCCTCCCACAGGACCCCTTGTGGAGGTGAAAGAGGAGCATGAGGAGAGGGAAGAAGTTAGCAGCAAACACAAGAGGAGACCTCCAAGTCCTGAGGAGGTGTCAGCCAAAGACCTGAAGCCAACGCTGCCTAAAG TCAAAGAGGAGGACATCCAGACGGACGGCGGCGCAGCTGTGGGGAAGTCTGAACCTGCAGAACACGCAGCAAACCTTCGCCCACCTACTCCCACAGGGACGCTGCCAGATAGCGACCAGGAGACGAAAGCTAAAG ATGTTCCCGAGCCCTCTGACAGCACGCCGTCAAAGAAAAAGATCGGCCGACCTAAAGGCAAAAAGGGCCTGGCGGCCTCCCCAGCCCACGAGTCTTTAGAGCTGTCAGCTGAATCAGAACCTCTGCCTCCTGAAGCCCATCTGGAGGATCCATCCATTCATGCGATATCTGCAGAGTCCCCCAAACACCGCACTTTGGATTTTCGGGAAGAAGGCTCCAAGCCTCAGACGGTGCTGCCGGCGGAGGACGGCCTGCTCTCCTGCGACGAGGACTCACCTGTGGTGGCTAAGTCAACAAGGAGGTCGCGGCGGTGCTGGGAGGAGCTGCTTCGAGGGAGCCTGTCTCCCGTCACGACGCCCCCACGCTCCTACTTTACCCGGCGCTCTGACTTTGAGGAGATGACGATCCTATACGACATCTGGAACGAAGGCATCGACGAAGAGGACATCCGGCTTCTGCAGATCACCTACGACAAGATGCTCCAGCAGGACAACGGCAACGACTGGCTGAACGACACGCTGTGGGTCAACCACCCTC CTACCAACATCCCCGTAGTGAAGAAAAAGAGGAGGGACGACGGCATGAGGGATCACGCCACCGGCTGCGCGCGAAGCGAGGGGTACTATAAGATCGACAAAAAGGACAAGATCAAGTACCTGCAGAGTTCACGGCTGCTGTCGGAAGAGCCGCCCGTCGACACACAG GGCATGAGCATCCCAGCGCAGGTCCAAGCCTCTTCCAGAGCTGGCTCGGAGCGCCGCTCAGAACAGCGGCGATTGCTGTCCTCTTTTGCTTGTGACAGCGACTTGTTGAAGTTCAACCAGCTGAAG TTCCGGAAGAAGAAGATCCGATTCTGCAAATCAAACATTCACGACTGGGGTCTGTTCGCCATGGAGCCCATAGCTGCAGACGAAATGGTGATCGAGTACGTGGGTCAGAACATCAGACAG GTGATAGCCGACATGAGGGAGAAGCGTTACGAGGAGGAGGGCATCGGGAGCAGCTACATGTTCCGGGTGGACCACGACACCATCATCGATGCGACGAAATGCGGAAACTTTGCCCGTTTCATCAACCACAGCTGCAAC CCCAACTGTTATGCAAAGGTCATCACCGTGGAATCCCAGAAGAAGATCGTGATCTACTCTCGGCAGCCGATCAACGTCAACGAGGAGATCACCTACGACTACAAGTTCCCCATCGAGGACGAGAAGATCCCCTGTCTGTGTGGGGCGGAGAACTGTAGGGGAACGCTCAACTGA
- the setd1b gene encoding histone-lysine N-methyltransferase SETD1B isoform X1: MSKPGERNRFNEDHGKKQSSSLANGMDSHPVCGSAEKRSHHWRSYKLIVDPALKKGSHKLYRYDGQTFSMPNPGIPPVDMVRDPRIGRLWTKYKETDLPVPKFKIDECYIGPVPPKEVTFARLNDNIREGFLTDMCKKFGDIEEVEILYNPKNKKHLGIAKVVFENVKSAKVAVQSLHNTSVMGNIIHVELDPKGENRLRYFQLLMNGSYTPKTLPVGVEEAREVSPRSLAEAILACERRLSESSMAVVGGALPPSSSNTPLSLETGYSSLRQDTPQSQGTPHTPRQPGTPYSQDSNYSSRQSTPAYQSGRTESSGSYKSRRHESKFQDAYNRRPERPQYRSNMYRNTPSEQSPFKQHQLTPPEPPPSTPTFAYSAPPPATPNFKSAFSPYQTPLPPAFPPAEPAFHHPAQREGEYLRPPQPPLPAAVDFVPVKERPETPPEPPPEPTAAPATPPPQTPERCPSPGSPVHDLERNSLDSRIEMLLKEKRTKLLPFLEERDSDNEVQMEGSPISSSSSQLSPIPPYLGGQQNSRPCSTGLEDISPTPLPDSEDDEPTPGVQLSAKRIGSPAADETGNSDLKNATLRGRSSTEKMESGHQSSGEDMEISDDEMPGAPITSGDCSKDIVINSAVSPMHTHAIPPGYHPLQHQAGFAMHHHLAAHLAAHPGVPPHMLAPISPYAPSMMPLMQMELMSRLQWSTVPMSFQMQQQMLSRMAQTRGPYVYPHYMDSGAFAGPYQPLAMGATHANSAQEWQNPSIPKFNPTVPPPGYDGKKEDPHKATVDGVLLVIVKELKAIMKRDLNRKMVEVVAFRAFDEWWEKKEHSAKASLTPLKGSEGKEEDRPKPKETLGSSLLENWNKGEGLGYEGMGLGIGLRGAIRLPSFKVKRKDPPEAASASDNKRARPSTPVDDELEDEERDRDLTELPADESKMDADGLAKRRHSRPRVLDSEGEEEEDTSEKEESLSDREEGESDEVKVKDRLASGKKSGEEEDDGKDVGDSSGDSSSSDSSDDEAGSPASSKASSDSTSESSDSSSESSSSSEYELSSDDEDDQVSEEGRKGPRTPSSSSSSSSSSSSSEDEGEAGVRPPSPPTGPLVEVKEEHEEREEVSSKHKRRPPSPEEVSAKDLKPTLPKVKEEDIQTDGGAAVGKSEPAEHAANLRPPTPTGTLPDSDQETKAKEVRSLLHPPSVPIPEFAQRARLPTEEDIPRTPGRDLMERARGLGKSQSTDTVPITPGSDAPLTGSSLLLSSPHIPGSPFSYPAQSPVLSAGLPRTPGRDLTFTPVFPDPAVLTLNRKISSESLDDKPVFKEPPLNSLPHQTQSAGSELSTSVPEDLSSDLSVDVPEPSDSTPSKKKIGRPKGKKGLAASPAHESLELSAESEPLPPEAHLEDPSIHAISAESPKHRTLDFREEGSKPQTVLPAEDGLLSCDEDSPVVAKSTRRSRRCWEELLRGSLSPVTTPPRSYFTRRSDFEEMTILYDIWNEGIDEEDIRLLQITYDKMLQQDNGNDWLNDTLWVNHPPTNIPVVKKKRRDDGMRDHATGCARSEGYYKIDKKDKIKYLQSSRLLSEEPPVDTQGMSIPAQVQASSRAGSERRSEQRRLLSSFACDSDLLKFNQLKFRKKKIRFCKSNIHDWGLFAMEPIAADEMVIEYVGQNIRQVIADMREKRYEEEGIGSSYMFRVDHDTIIDATKCGNFARFINHSCNPNCYAKVITVESQKKIVIYSRQPINVNEEITYDYKFPIEDEKIPCLCGAENCRGTLN; encoded by the exons ATGTCCAAGCCAGGGGAGAGGAACAGATTCAACGAAGACCATGGCAAAAAGCAGAGTTCAA GTCTGGCGAACGGCATGGACAGTCATCCCGTGTGCGGCTCAGCGGAGAAGCGGAGTCACCACTGGAGAAGTTACAAGTTGATAGTGGACCCGGCGCTGAAGAAGGGCTCCCACAAACTGTACCGCTACGATGGACAGACTTTCAGCATGCCT AACCCCGGGATCCCCCCGGTGGACATGGTTCGAGACCCGAGGATCGGTCGGCTCTGGACGAAATATAAGGAGACGGACCTCCCTGTGCCTAAATTTAAG ATCGATGAGTGCTACATCGGCCCCGTGCCCCCGAAGGAGGTGACATTCGCCCGGCTCAACGACAACATCCGGGAGGGGTTTCTCACCGACATGTGCAAGAAATTCGGAGACATCGAGGAGGTGGAGATCCTGTACAATCCGAAGAACAAGAAACACCTGGGAATAGCTAAAGTGGTTTTTGAGAACGTCAAGTCTGCCAAGGTGGCCGTGCAGTCGCTGCACAACACCTCAGTGATGGGAAACATCATCCACGTGGAGCTGGACCCAAAAG GTGAGAACCGCCTGAGGTACTTCCAGCTCCTCATGAATGGCAGCTACACGCCGAAAACCCTGCCTGTTGGGGTGGAGGAGGCCAGGGAAGTGTCCCCTCGCAGTCTGGCTGAAGCAATACTG gcCTGTGAGCGTAGGTTGTCGGAGAGCAGCATGGCGGTTGTGGGAGGGGCTTTGCCGCCCAGCAGCTCCAACACGCCCCTCAGCCTGGAAACGGGCTACTCCAGCCTGAGGCAGGACACCCCGCAGTCCCAGGGAACCCCTCACACGCCACGCCAGCCCGGTACGCCCTACTCTCAAGACTCCAACTACTCGAGTCGGCAGTCCACGCCTGCGTATCAGTCCGGCCGCACTGAGAGCTCTGGCAGCTACAAGTCTCGCCGCCACGAGAGCAAGTTCCAGGATGCATACAACCGCAGACCGGAGCGGCCGCAGTATCGCAGCAACATGTATCGAAACACGCCATCCGAACAGTCGCCCTTTAAACAGCACCAGCTCACCCCTCCCGAACCTCCACCCTCCACACCTACCTTTGCCTACTCTGCACCTCCACCTGCTACGCCCAACTTTAAGTCCGCCTTTTCCCCCTACCAGACTCCATTACCTCCCGCTTTCCCCCCGGCAGAACCAGCTTTCCATCACCCGGCCCAGAGGGAGGGGGAGTATCTCAGACCGCCGCAGCCGCCTCTGCCAGCTGCAGTTGACTTTGTACCGGTCAAGGAGAGACCAGAAACCCCCCCGGAGCCGCCACCAGAACCCACGGCGGCTCCAGCTACCCCTCCTCCCCAAACGCCGGAGAGATGCCCCTCACCCGGCTCCCCCGTGCACGATCTGGAGCGGAACAGTCTGGACTCCCGAATCGAGATGCTCCTCAAGGAAAAAAGGACAAAGCTGCTGCCCTTCCTGGAGGAGAGGGACTCGGACAATGAGGTGCAAATGGAGGGAAGTCCaatctcctcctcatcctctcagCTGTCCCCGATCCCGCCTTACCTCGGCGGGCAGCAGAATTCCCGTCCGTGTAGCACAGGCTTGGAGGACATCAGCCCGACTCCACTGCCGGACTCGGAGGACGACGAGCCAACTCCTGGAGTCCAACTGTCGGCCAAGAGAATCGGCTCTCCCGCCGCCGACGAGACGGGCAACAGTGACCTCAAGAACGCCACTTTACGAGGCCGCTCCTCCACCGAAAAGATGGAGTCG GGTCACCAGTCCTCGGGGGAGGACATGGAGATCTCAGACGATGAGATGCCGGGCGCTCCGATCACCAGTGGAGACTGCAGCAAGGACATCGTAATAAACTCTGCGGTGTCTCCCATGCATACCCATGCCATCCCTCCCGGGTACCACCCCTTACAGCACCAGGCCGGCTTCGCTATGCACCACCACCTGGCCGCTCACCTGGCCGCTCACCCCGGGGTGCCTCCTCACATGTTGGCACCCATCAGCCCCTACGCCCCCAGCATGATGCCGCTAATGCAAATGGAGCTGATGAGCCGGCTGCAGTGGAGCACCGTTCCCATGTCCTtccagatgcagcagcagatgctgaGTCGCATGGCTCAGACTAGAGGGCCCTACGTGTATCCACATTATATGGACAGCGGTGCGTTCGCAGGGCCCTACCAGCCTCTGGCCATGGGCGCCACGCATGCCAACAGTGCACAGGAATGGCAGAACCCCAGTATACCCAAATTCAACCCCACCGTTCCCCCGCCTGGTTACGACGGCAAAAAGGAGGATCCCCACAAGGCGACCGTTGACGGCGTGTTGCTGGTTATTGTCAAAGAGCTGAAGGCCATCATGAAGAGGGACCTCAACCGCAAAATGGTGGAGGTGGTGGCTTTCCGAGCGTTCGACGAGTGGTGGGAGAAGAAGGAACACTCGGCAAAG GCGTCTTTGACTCCTCTGAAGGGCTCTGAGGGCAAAGAAGAGGATCGACCCAAACCTAAAGAGACACTAGGCTCAAGCCTGCTGGAGAACTGGAACAAGGGCGAGGGGCTCGGCTACGAGGGAATGGGTCTGGGAATTGGACTGCGGGGCGCCATCCGCCTGCCCTCTTTCAAG GTGAAAAGGAAAGATCCACCTGAGGCTGCATCTGCGAGCGACAACAAACGTGCCAGGCCGTCCACGCCGGTAGACGACGAACTTGAGGACGAAG AACGAGATCGAGATCTGACCGAGCTCCCTGCAGATGAGTCCAAGATGGACGCCGACGGCCTCGCCAAGCGACGGCACTCCCGACCCCGCGTGCTGGACagtgagggagaggaggaggaggacacctCAGAAAAGGAGGAGTCTTTGTCTGACAGGGAAGAAGGAGAGTCTGATGAAGTGAAGGTTAAAGACAGACTCGCGTCAGGCAAG aaaagtggcgaggaagaggatgatgggaaagaCGTTGGAGACTCGTCTGGAGACAGCTCGTCCTCTGATTCATCCGATGACG AAGCGGGCAGCCCGGCGTCCTCCAAAGCCAGTTCCGACTCCACCTCGGAAAGCTCCGACTCCTCCTCTGAAAGCTCCAGCTCCTCAGAGTATGAGCTGAGCTCAGACGATGAGGACGACCAGGTGTCAGAGGAGGGTCGCAAAGGCCCAAGGACACCCtcgtcttcttcctcctcctcctcctcgtcttctTCCTCGGAAGACGAAGGGGAGGCAGGCGTCAGACCGCCGAGCCCTCCCACAGGACCCCTTGTGGAGGTGAAAGAGGAGCATGAGGAGAGGGAAGAAGTTAGCAGCAAACACAAGAGGAGACCTCCAAGTCCTGAGGAGGTGTCAGCCAAAGACCTGAAGCCAACGCTGCCTAAAG TCAAAGAGGAGGACATCCAGACGGACGGCGGCGCAGCTGTGGGGAAGTCTGAACCTGCAGAACACGCAGCAAACCTTCGCCCACCTACTCCCACAGGGACGCTGCCAGATAGCGACCAGGAGACGAAAGCTAAAG AAGTTCGCTCCCTCCTCCACCCACCCTCTGTTCCAATCCCCGAATTCGCCCAGCGGGCCCGGCTCCCCACAGAGGAGGACATCCCCCGCACGCCTGGCAGGGACTTGATGGAACGGGCTCGGGGTCTGGGCAAATCCCAGAGCACCGACACGGTTCCCATCACACCCGGCAGCGACGCCCCCCTGACGGGCAGCAGCCTGTTGCTCAGCTCCCCTCACATCCCCGGTAGCCCCTTCTCCTACCCCGCCCAGTCCCCGGTCCTCAGTGCAGGGCTCCCTCGAACCCCAGGGAGAGACCTAACCTTCACCCCCGTCTTCCCCGACCCCGCAGTGCTAACGCTTAACAGGAAAATATCCTCCGAAAGTCTGGATGATAAACCCGTGTTCAAAGAGCCCCCCCTCAACTCCCTTCCCCATCAGACTCAGTCGGCCGGCTCCGAGCTCTCCACAAGTGTCCCAGAAGATCTGTCCTCTGATCTCTCCGTAGATGTTCCCGAGCCCTCTGACAGCACGCCGTCAAAGAAAAAGATCGGCCGACCTAAAGGCAAAAAGGGCCTGGCGGCCTCCCCAGCCCACGAGTCTTTAGAGCTGTCAGCTGAATCAGAACCTCTGCCTCCTGAAGCCCATCTGGAGGATCCATCCATTCATGCGATATCTGCAGAGTCCCCCAAACACCGCACTTTGGATTTTCGGGAAGAAGGCTCCAAGCCTCAGACGGTGCTGCCGGCGGAGGACGGCCTGCTCTCCTGCGACGAGGACTCACCTGTGGTGGCTAAGTCAACAAGGAGGTCGCGGCGGTGCTGGGAGGAGCTGCTTCGAGGGAGCCTGTCTCCCGTCACGACGCCCCCACGCTCCTACTTTACCCGGCGCTCTGACTTTGAGGAGATGACGATCCTATACGACATCTGGAACGAAGGCATCGACGAAGAGGACATCCGGCTTCTGCAGATCACCTACGACAAGATGCTCCAGCAGGACAACGGCAACGACTGGCTGAACGACACGCTGTGGGTCAACCACCCTC CTACCAACATCCCCGTAGTGAAGAAAAAGAGGAGGGACGACGGCATGAGGGATCACGCCACCGGCTGCGCGCGAAGCGAGGGGTACTATAAGATCGACAAAAAGGACAAGATCAAGTACCTGCAGAGTTCACGGCTGCTGTCGGAAGAGCCGCCCGTCGACACACAG GGCATGAGCATCCCAGCGCAGGTCCAAGCCTCTTCCAGAGCTGGCTCGGAGCGCCGCTCAGAACAGCGGCGATTGCTGTCCTCTTTTGCTTGTGACAGCGACTTGTTGAAGTTCAACCAGCTGAAG TTCCGGAAGAAGAAGATCCGATTCTGCAAATCAAACATTCACGACTGGGGTCTGTTCGCCATGGAGCCCATAGCTGCAGACGAAATGGTGATCGAGTACGTGGGTCAGAACATCAGACAG GTGATAGCCGACATGAGGGAGAAGCGTTACGAGGAGGAGGGCATCGGGAGCAGCTACATGTTCCGGGTGGACCACGACACCATCATCGATGCGACGAAATGCGGAAACTTTGCCCGTTTCATCAACCACAGCTGCAAC CCCAACTGTTATGCAAAGGTCATCACCGTGGAATCCCAGAAGAAGATCGTGATCTACTCTCGGCAGCCGATCAACGTCAACGAGGAGATCACCTACGACTACAAGTTCCCCATCGAGGACGAGAAGATCCCCTGTCTGTGTGGGGCGGAGAACTGTAGGGGAACGCTCAACTGA